From one Enterococcus sp. DIV2402 genomic stretch:
- a CDS encoding helix-turn-helix domain-containing protein, producing MKRLKTKLFLKIEIIEILDNEQDFLSMQQLAHDLGDITLNNVRLTCLELKEDFEKIYPNNEVELVINTRYGIKLIHQGIDLQRLVENFFVDDLSYKIYQALFLNKEVITDDFCEQHYISKSTLARYLQRLNNLLSQRQLRIFLSDKMTLSGPVSKICSNYQYYFFLVHRRLDRLTWFPEIEKYVQLTKQVFAYLDIEPTDDNQQFLGLFVLIISQNSKRYGGVTLEEPTMRYHSSYHFNTKRPDFLPEWTEIDWDFFLLTLYATNFIPNDNVLQTIKPYIFEEDIALCLTTFEKYFRPLTEDETDTLAASLDRHILFHTMFLVNNFLLSMFGLTNFNSFNEDFPFYQQQFTQFWEELETKSNQFNGSDYLRFKLFLICTSLVDPKAFNPTVKLFVHSDIAHTHRSFMEKRISYFLLRYNVLFVENVNQSDVIISTFQNTDLGHSPVIHVYPSLSNKDLKNIEDFLNETFMHKK from the coding sequence ATGAAAAGATTAAAAACGAAACTCTTTTTAAAAATTGAAATCATTGAAATTTTAGATAATGAGCAGGACTTTTTATCTATGCAGCAATTAGCGCATGATTTGGGGGACATCACTCTAAATAATGTACGTTTAACATGTTTAGAATTGAAGGAAGATTTTGAAAAAATCTATCCTAACAATGAAGTTGAACTTGTCATCAATACACGTTACGGCATCAAGCTTATCCATCAAGGTATTGATCTACAACGCTTAGTTGAAAATTTTTTTGTGGATGACTTGAGTTATAAAATCTATCAGGCACTATTTTTAAACAAAGAAGTCATTACAGATGATTTTTGCGAACAACATTATATCTCAAAATCAACGCTTGCTCGCTATTTACAACGCTTAAATAACCTGTTAAGCCAACGACAATTGCGCATCTTTCTATCCGATAAAATGACACTTTCCGGACCTGTCAGTAAAATATGTTCCAATTATCAATATTATTTCTTCTTGGTTCACCGACGTTTGGATCGTTTAACATGGTTTCCAGAAATAGAAAAATATGTACAGCTTACGAAACAAGTTTTTGCTTATTTGGACATCGAGCCCACTGATGACAACCAGCAATTTTTGGGATTATTCGTTTTGATTATCTCACAAAATAGTAAGCGTTATGGTGGCGTAACCTTAGAAGAGCCTACCATGCGTTACCATTCTTCTTATCATTTTAATACGAAAAGACCAGACTTTCTCCCAGAATGGACTGAAATTGATTGGGACTTCTTCTTGTTGACGCTGTATGCTACGAACTTCATCCCAAACGATAACGTCCTTCAAACGATAAAGCCCTATATTTTTGAAGAAGATATCGCCTTATGTTTGACTACCTTTGAAAAATATTTTCGTCCCTTAACAGAAGATGAAACAGATACTTTAGCCGCTTCATTAGACCGACATATCCTATTTCACACCATGTTTTTAGTGAATAATTTTCTGCTAAGTATGTTTGGTCTTACTAATTTTAATAGTTTCAATGAAGATTTTCCTTTTTATCAACAGCAATTCACCCAGTTTTGGGAAGAATTAGAGACAAAATCGAACCAATTTAACGGTAGCGATTACCTTAGATTTAAACTTTTTCTGATTTGCACCTCCTTGGTTGATCCCAAAGCGTTTAATCCAACTGTAAAATTATTTGTTCATTCGGATATTGCTCATACACATCGCTCATTTATGGAAAAACGTATTAGTTATTTTTTATTGAGATATAATGTGCTTTTTGTGGAAAATGTAAACCAATCTGATGTAATTATCAGT
- a CDS encoding DUF1958 domain-containing protein, whose translation MKTKKIGFLFSLLAFFYICTTTKPVIAETLLEQVTQNNYNIPETDLPETGIVIEAENGQIFWEQDATKSIDAAELSNLMTIYLTLEAIQQGELSLDKKVIATQNDEAIGQIQSLNNNNIIAGIEYTVRDLLKLAVVPSSNVATLMLANLLEEQDGRFVTQMNNKAVELGMTQTTFNTATGIPAVQFNGYYQPEGYDFDAGNLTTAKDLAILVYHLIREFSSILDITKELSFTVLPDSLYEETFETDNDSLYSRPFAFKGTDGLKTSQSTTGFNAITTAKQNGLRVITVVTGVGNVLRPESKQAVFPISNTLTEQVFDNYEYKEIISAGQQELNKQTIQVENDWYAVVKKGQQPTFTLKDNQLTLTKSLPIISDSVAPLTASYREVTSPIEKNIEQHTFLAKIVNVVEITKLTILALGIALLGLILLLMSFFIPIMPDKKRKNTHQKRSRIPFLPTKKIIRWVGIGFCFIGFSILCIQYIL comes from the coding sequence TTGAAAACGAAAAAAATCGGATTTCTATTTAGTCTATTGGCTTTTTTCTATATATGCACCACAACAAAGCCGGTGATTGCAGAGACGTTACTTGAGCAAGTCACTCAAAATAATTACAATATTCCCGAAACAGATTTACCAGAAACAGGCATTGTTATTGAAGCGGAAAACGGACAAATTTTTTGGGAACAAGACGCGACTAAAAGCATTGATGCTGCTGAACTGTCTAATTTAATGACGATTTATTTAACTTTAGAAGCCATTCAACAAGGCGAGTTAAGCTTAGACAAAAAAGTCATTGCTACCCAAAACGACGAAGCAATTGGTCAAATTCAATCGTTAAACAACAACAATATTATTGCAGGAATTGAATATACTGTACGTGATTTACTGAAATTAGCGGTTGTGCCTTCATCGAATGTCGCTACGTTGATGCTTGCCAACTTATTAGAAGAGCAAGATGGTCGCTTTGTCACCCAGATGAATAATAAAGCGGTTGAATTGGGGATGACGCAAACGACTTTCAATACGGCCACAGGCATACCGGCTGTTCAATTCAATGGCTATTACCAACCAGAAGGCTATGATTTTGATGCAGGTAATCTAACAACAGCTAAAGATTTAGCCATTCTCGTCTATCATTTGATTCGTGAATTCTCTTCGATTTTAGACATAACCAAAGAACTTTCTTTTACGGTTTTACCAGATTCCTTGTATGAAGAAACATTTGAAACAGATAATGACTCGTTGTATAGTCGCCCTTTTGCCTTTAAAGGGACAGATGGTCTCAAAACAAGCCAATCAACAACTGGATTCAACGCCATCACTACTGCAAAACAAAATGGCTTACGTGTCATTACGGTGGTTACGGGAGTCGGTAACGTATTACGACCTGAGAGTAAACAAGCCGTATTTCCCATCAGTAATACCTTGACGGAACAAGTATTTGATAATTATGAATACAAAGAAATCATTTCTGCAGGACAACAAGAGTTGAATAAACAGACGATTCAAGTAGAAAACGATTGGTATGCTGTTGTAAAAAAAGGTCAACAGCCCACGTTTACTTTAAAAGATAACCAGCTGACATTAACGAAATCTTTACCTATCATATCAGATAGTGTCGCTCCTCTTACGGCTTCTTATCGTGAAGTGACATCACCGATTGAAAAAAATATTGAGCAACATACCTTTTTAGCAAAAATCGTTAATGTCGTCGAAATTACGAAATTGACCATTCTCGCATTAGGAATCGCCTTATTAGGCTTGATTCTCTTATTAATGTCATTTTTCATCCCTATCATGCCGGATAAAAAAAGAAAGAACACCCACCAAAAACGTTCTCGTATCCCTTTCTTACCAACGAAAAAAATCATTCGCTGGGTAGGTATCGGCTTTTGCTTCATTGGTTTCAGTATTTTGTGCATTCAATATATCCTATAA